AGACCCTAGAGGATATCGAGAAAGCTTTGAAGGAGAAAGCGTGGAGGGAGTTTAAATCACTAATAAAGCTCGTATATACAGTTGAGGAGGCTTCAAGCATTATAGCATCAAGAGCAGGCATTGTTGAAATACCTTGGTGTGGTAGGGAGAGGTGTGCTATAGAACTAGTGGAAAAAACAGGTGCAAGCAAAATGCTGGGCACACCACTCGAGATCCGCGATCTCGGAGATGCTAGATGCCCCATATGCGGTGATAAAGCCAAAACAATAGCTAGAATAGCAAAAACATATTAAAGAACCGGCTGAATTTCGATGCCACTAAATCCTCGCCAATGGCTTGTCATATCTAGCTAAATAGATCATCAGATCTTCTGAGGCTTAGCAGTAGAACCTATGACAATATATATCCCCTACGCCATAGTATTATCTGGCATGGAAATCAAGGTGATAGGTGGCTTGCATGCCTAAGAAGAGGGAGAGCAGGGGGAGGAGGAAAGGATCAAAGGGATATGTTGAAAGGTTACAATGCGATCAATGTGGCAGGCTTGTCCCAGAGGATAAGGCTATATGTGTTACTAGGACATATACACCAGTAGATCCTCAGCTCGCGCAGGAGCTTGAAAAGAAAGGAGCATTAATAGCTAGATATCCTGTAACAAAGTGTTATTGTGTTAGCTGTGCAATATTCCTAGGTATAATAAAGGTTAGAGCTGAAGAGGAGAGAAAGGCTATGCCAAAGAGGTAATAGGAACCAGTAT
The window above is part of the Sulfolobales archaeon genome. Proteins encoded here:
- a CDS encoding 30S ribosomal protein S26e, which codes for MPKKRESRGRRKGSKGYVERLQCDQCGRLVPEDKAICVTRTYTPVDPQLAQELEKKGALIARYPVTKCYCVSCAIFLGIIKVRAEEERKAMPKR